The Vibrio crassostreae genomic interval CGAGCTTATTTCTTCAGAGGCTTCGTCTGCTGCTTCATCTATAGGTGCAGAAACATCAGAGTCATTAGACCGTCAGATTTTAGAAAATAGAACTTTAGAAAATGGTTCTCCAGAAAGCAATGAAGAAACTCATGCTGTCGATTCTCAAGCTATTGACTCTCAGGAGATAGCATCCGAAACGACTGAAGACTTGTCTGTTGCTCAATTATTGGTGTCGGAAGCATCTGAGAGCGTAAAAAAAGCGGCCTTGCGTAAATTATTCCTCTCAGAAGAGTTCAACGTTCGTGATGGTTTAGATGATTACGACGACGATTACAGTAATTTGAAGTCTCTTTCTGAAGGGGTTGCGGAAACCTTGCGTGATTGGGTTAAAGACAAAACGGAAGACGAAACCACACCAGAAGAAGAGCAAGCCATTGATAATAA includes:
- a CDS encoding DUF3306 domain-containing protein; its protein translation is MATNFFSRWSQRKLDESSDEPLEAQQTLEEAELISSEASSAASSIGAETSESLDRQILENRTLENGSPESNEETHAVDSQAIDSQEIASETTEDLSVAQLLVSEASESVKKAALRKLFLSEEFNVRDGLDDYDDDYSNLKSLSEGVAETLRDWVKDKTEDETTPEEEQAIDNKDEGEVLGNSESDLEVSDNELETSEIDEITEQENELYKNTVPDIDATMSDEADLKKMGQNIPHKE